The genomic DNA TTCAAAAAGAACTTTAAATATGCGCCATTTTGATGTCCAGCTTATAGGAGGAATGGTTTTAAATGACGGAAGAATAGCCGAAATGAAAACCGGCGAAGGAAAAACACTAGTTGCTACGCTTCCAGTCGTTTTAAACGCTATGGATGAAAAAGGTGTTCACGTCGTCACCGTAAATGACTATCTTGCAAAAAGAGATGCTACGCAAATGAGTGAAATTTATAACTTTTTGGGTCTTAGCGTAGGTGTAATTCTGAGTGGCGAGTATGATGATGAAAAAAGAAAAATCGCTTATAATAGCGATATAACTTATGGTACGAATAATGAATTTGGCTTTGACTATCTGCGTGATAATATGAAATTTGAAGTCGGTCAAAAAGTTCAAAGAGAGCATAATTTCGTTATCGTTGATGAAGTAGATAGTATATTGATAGATGAGGCTAGAACGCCTCTTATCATAAGTGGTCCTACAAATCGCACTCTTGATGGTTATATACAAGCAGATGTAGTTGCTAAACAGTTAGTAAGAGGCGAAGCTGCTGATCCAAGAGTTCCGAATTCTAAAGCTACTGGAGATTTTGTAGTAGATGAAAAAAACCGTACGATAATGATAACTGAAGCAGGTATAGCAAAAGCCGAGAAACTTTTTGGGGTGGATAATCTGTATAATTTAGAAAATGCTATTCTCAGTCATCACCTTGACCAAGCACTAAAAGCGCATAATTTATTTGAGAAAGATGTTCATTATGTTGTAAGAGATTCGCAAGTTATTATAGTCGATGAGTTTACCGGACGACTTAGTGAAGGCAGAAGATTTAGCGAGGGACTACATCAAGCGTTAGAAGCTAAAGAGGGCGTAAAAATTCAAGAAGAGAGCCAAACTTTAGCAGATATTACGTTTCAAAACTACTTCAGAATGTATTCTAGACTCTCTGGTATGACCGGTACTGCTCAGACTGAAGCTACTGAATTCTCTCAAATTTATAAGTTAGAAGTTATATCTATACCTACAAATGTTCCTATTAAAAGAGTAGATAGAGATGATCTTATCTATAAAACTGAAAATGAAAAATTTAAAGCCGTTATAGAAGAGATAAAAAGATCAAACATAAAAGGTCAGCCGGTTTTAGTCGGAACTGCAAGTATAGAAAAGAGTGAGATATTTCACAAAATGTTAGTTAAAGAGAAAATAGCACACTCTGTTTTGAATGCTAAAAACCATGAAAAAGAAGCTGAAATAATAGCTCAAGCCGGAGCAAAAGGCGCCGTAACTATAGCTACAAATATGGCTGGACGCGGTGTCGATATACGAATAGACGATGAAGTTAGAGAGCTTGGAGGACTTTATATTATAGGAACAGAACGCCACGAAAGCAGACGTATAGATAATCAGCTAAGAGGACGTGCCGGACGTCAAGGAGATCCGGGGCTTAGTAGATTTTATCTTAGTCTTGAAGATAGTCTTCTTAGGATATTCGGTAGTGATAAGATAAAAGCTATAATGGACAGGCTTGGTATAGAAGAGGGTGAAAGTATAGAGAGTAGACTTGTAACAAGAGCTGTTGAAAATGCTCAAAAGAAAGTTGAGAGTTTACATTTTGAGAGTAGAAAGCATATATTGGAGTATGATGATGTCGCAAATGAGCAAAGAAAAACAGTATATAAGTATAGAGATGAGCTTCTAAATCCAGATTATGACTTAAAAGATAAAATTATATCAAATAGACAGGATTTCGTAAAAACTCTGCTAGATGAGGTCAATATATTTGATGGCGGACTTGGAGATGAGTTTGATATATCAAGACTTTGCGAAGTTGTATATGGCGAGAGCGGAACTAAGATAGACGAAGATGAGATAAAAGGACTGGATTATCATAGTTTAGCAGATAAAGTAATAGATAAACTTGCAAAAGATTATGACGAGAAGATGTCGGTTATAGATGATGAACAAAGAAAAAATATAGAAAAAGTTCTGTATTTGCAAGTTTTAGACGGTGCTTGGAGAGAGCATTTGTATCAAATGGATATATTGAAAACTGGTATCGGGCTTCGTGGATATAATCAAAAAGATCCGCTTACCGAGTATAAAAAAGAGAGTTACAATCTATTCATGGAGCTTGTTAATAGACTTAAAAATGAGAGTATTAAGACACTTCAGATAGTTAGATTTAAAACAGAGGATGATGAAAATACGGATAGAGCTTTAGAAAAAATGCAAGACGAAGCAAATTTGCAAAATAAATTTGAAAAAAAACCTGCAAGAAATGAACCTTGCCCGTGTGGAAGCGGAAAAAAATATAAAGATTGTTGCGGAAAAAGCGGTCCAAAAAAAGGAGTTTTTGCCTAGTATGGTAAAATATCTACTATTAAAATATCTAAGATTTGATAAAACTCAGCCATTTATCACGCTTTCTGCTATTTTGGCGTTTTTAGGCGTAAGCATAGGTTTGATGGTGTTGATAGTCGCTATGGCTATAATGAATGGGTTCGATAAAGAGTTTGAAAGAAAGCTTTTTACTATGAACTATCCTATAACGATTTTAAGTCATCTTAAAGGATCGATTTCAAACTTAGACGTAGATGAATTAAGGCAAAAGTTTCCGAATTTAAAACTAAGTCCATATATAAGCACTCAAACTATATTGAAAAACGGTTCTCAACTTGAGGGTGGACTTGTATTTGGAGTGGATTTCAATGATGAAAAAGAGATAAACTCAGTTATAAAAGACGCTATAAAAGATAGTATTCCTACTGGATTTGAGATAGTTATCGGCAAAGGCATAAAAAATGAATTTATGCTAGGAGAAAATGAAAAAATTACTCTTATATTTATGCAAAACAGCCCCACTGGACTAGCTATAGTTCCTACTATGAAGCGATTTAACGCTGTAGCAGACTTTAGTTCAGGACTTATCGCTTACGATAAAGCGTATAGTTACACAGATGTTAATGCTTTGAGAAAAGTTCTTGGGTATGATGATGATAAATTTGATGGCATTCATATATACTCTCAAAATCCAAAACAAGATATCATAAAGTTGAACGATATCTTGCCGCCGGGTCAAAAAGCAGTTGGCTGGTGGGAGCAAAACGGTAATTTTTTTAGTGCTTTGGCACTTGAAAAAAGGGCACTTTTTATAGTTTTAATGCTTATTATCTTAGTTGCTAGTTTAAATATCATAAGTTCTCTTTTAATGACTGTTATGAACCGCCGACAAGAAATAGCTCTTTTGCTTGCTCTTGGTGCTAGTAAAAATGAGATTAAAAAAAGTTTTTTTACTCAAGGATTATGTATAGGCGGAAGCGGGATCTTGTTTGGGCTTGCTCTAGGACTTTTTGGCGTATGGCTACTCGGGAGTTTTGATATAATAAATTTACCAGCAGATGTTTACGGAAGTAGCAAACTACCTATGGAGCTATCTTTGAGCGATTTATCAATGATAATTATAGGTGCTATTTTTATAGTCGCATTTTCATCGTATTATCCTGCGAAAAAAGCAAGCAACGTAGATATATTAACAACTCTTAGGAATGAGTAGAGCTATTTGCAATCGGCTTTTTTTGCAGGTTGCTCAACATACGCAAAACCGGTTATCGGCGTGACTTTTATAAATATGCAATCATTATTAGTATGAGTGAGTTTTATCGTACATATTTTTGTAATAAGATCTTGAGAATGTCTAGTATTGCTTGTAACATTTCCTTTGTATGGGCGTCCTAATTCATCAAAAGTTATTCTAGTAGGAGATCCTTGTTTTGAGCATCCGTCTTGCAGTTTAACATTTATTATATTATATGTATCTTCTAAATTTAACTCTTTACTAGCTTCTGGGCTATTAGAATCAATGGCACCAGAGTATCCTGATGACATATACTTTGATGGGTTTAAAGGGTTTTTTGCCAGCTCTGTTTTATTTGGAAATCCAGCAGAATCGCCTATTATATCGTTAAATATATTATATGTTTGCTTATTTTTTGTTTCAATGGTTTTGGTAAAAAAAATTTGCCATCTACCTTTATACCAGTTTGTATCTTTTGTATCAAATTTATCATCTATTATAGCTAAATGTTGGGTGTATCGAATGTGGCTTACTATCTGATCTGCTGCTAAACGAAGATCATTTCTGTTTAATTTAGGAATCGTAAAAGACGCCATTATACCGACTATGACTAATACTATAATAATTTCTATTAGTGTAAATGCTTTTTTCATAGTAGTAGTATAGCATAATTATATTATTTTACAGAGATAAAATTTGTCGATTTGTTTGCCGAGTTTTTTTATTTTTATAACGGTTTGGTCACAGTTATCATTTTTACTCCTAGTTAAAATATACTCTTTACCTTTTAATACGCCATAGAATTTCAATCTTACGGCTAAATTTTGATCCGTTTTTACATAGCTTATACCAAGTTCATTAAGCTTTTGAGCGAGTTCTTTTGCAACGTCGTATTTATAGGCAAAATGGTCTTTCGGATCTTTTAAAAATACATATAAAAAGTTATGAAATATAGTAGCAGACGAGTTCAAAAATAGAGTTGTCAATACTATAATTGTAATAAATTTGTATTTTATTCTAAATTTAGGGAGTCTAGCTCTATATGAGCTAAAAAACGTACGTACCATGACAGGCATAAAAATCACGCAAAAAGGTAGAAACATTTCAAGGCTAGGGCGTTGTCTTATAGATATTATAGAGCAGATTCCAAAAGCGGTTATAGCAACAAACCAAAGAAAAGTTTTTTCCTCTTTTATGGCGATTCTGTATACCGTATATATAAAATATATAAAAATTAATGGCGAAAATACCGCCGCAAATACGCCTATCGTGTCTATAAAATACCCTTTTGGTTTTCCATAAGCGTCGATACCGTTTAACCAAAACCATGCTAAACAAAATATTAGCCCGAAAATAGCTAATTTTTTATCTCGTTTGAATATTCCAAAAAATATTATAGCTATATATAAACTTATAAAAGGTTCGCTTATTATAAGTGATACTAAAAGCGTAAAAATAAAAGATTTAAACATTTTATTTTGTTCGAAATATATAATAAGCAAAGTTATAAATATCACAAATCCGGCTTCATTTATCAGTATAGCACTTGCCAATACTCCTGGTAAAAACATATATAAAATAGCCGAAATAAGTCTATCAGATTTTCTTTTTAATATAGGCTTTGAAACTTTATATATCAAAAATATATTTAAAAAATGTAAGATCAAAAAAGGAAGTCTTAAAGCATAGTCATTGCGTCCAAACAACATAGTAGAAGCATTTGTAACTATGGTTAAGAAGTTTGTTTTTTGGAAATAAATAATTGCTTCGTTGTAGCTTATGCTTAAATTTGAAACACTATAAATGAGTAGTAAAATATTAAATATAATAGCGCTAAATAGCAAAAATAACTCATTTTTAAAAATACTAATACTTTTCATGTCGCAAAGCAAATACAAACATTAACGATACGGCGCTAATAACACTGATAAGGCTTAAAAAAGCTCCCCATCCATACGCTATATATAAAAAACTAGGCATAAAACTTCCAAGAGCGCCACCTGCGTAATAAAAGCTTACGTACAAACCGTTTGAGATACCTTTGTGCGAATCTGCTAATTTATTTATAAATCCGCTTGCTATGGAATGAATGATAAAATTTCCAAGACAAAAAACCAACATTGCACAAAACATTACTAAAAAGCTTTCAAATCTAAATATCTGAAGTGCAGCTAAAAATATGATTATACCGATTATCATCGCATTTAAAGGCGTTTTTAATATAGCGATTATTTTTTTAGAATTAAATGCTACTAATACGCCTATGATGTATCCAAAATACATCATACCTGTTTTACTGCCGCTATATTCATTGCCTAAATTTGCAAGCTCAAACGGTATAAAATTTAGTATAGCTTGAAATGAGAAAAATATACCAAATATCATAAGATAAATATATAAATTGTGTTTGATTTTTAAAATATGAGCTATATCTTTGAGTTTTGGCTTTATAAGGCTAGCGCTTATGTTACTACTAAATTTAAAAACCAAAAAAGCAGCCATTAAAAGCAATATTCCAACCAATAAGAAGAAGATTCTCCACCCAAAAATATCGGTAAATAATCCACTTAAAAATCTACCTAAAAATCCGCCTATTATAGTGACTCCGACATATGCTCCTATGGCGCTTGTAACATTTTCTTTGGTAGAAATTTGAGATATGTAGCTCATGATTCCTGTTAAAACCACAGGTACTATAAGTCCTTGAAATCCGCGAATATTTAAAAGCCAAAAATATGAGCTTGTAAAACTAAATGTTATCTCACTTCCCCCAAGTAGCAAAAATGCGACTACAAGCAGTTTTTTTATCTCGATTTTTTCTAGTAAATATCCATAAAATATACTAGCAAATGCTAGTGGCGCCATCATAGAAGTTGTAAATAAAGTAGCTTGTGTTCTTGTAATGCTCAGTTCTTTTTCAAATACCGGACCTATAGGCTGAGTTGCGTACAACACGCAAAGCGTAAGTCCTGTGCAAAAGTACATAATTAACAGTTCTACTTTATTCATAGTTTAATCCAGCTTTATATCCCAGAAAAACTCTACCCAATCATGCGCCTCTTTTACGCTGTATTCAGGTAGCAAAAGAGCTTTGGTTTTGTAGTAGATAGTTGCTACTTTTATCTCTAAATTCGGATATTTTTTTAAAAGTTCTTTTTTTATAGCGATCATACTTTCACCGCTGTCTATTATATCATCCGCTATCAGAATTTTCTTAAATTTGCTAAGGTCCGGAATATTAAAAATATTTATAGTATCAAGCTTTTTTGTATCTTCATAATGAACCGAGTTCAAGCTAAAACAATTTCTATTGTTTAATGCAACGCTAAGAGAATGAGCAAGAGTTAAACCGCCTCTAGCTATACCTAAAATTGCGTCCGGATCAAATTCGTTTTTTATATTTTTTGCCATTATTTTTATATCTTTTGCAAATGATTCATAGTCATAAAATATCATTTAATCTCCTTAATTTATACCGATAAGCTCGCCAAAAAACGATGGAGCAGACGTAACTAGAAATGCTAAAAAACTTATAAGCGTTAATGTGATAATGCCTAAGTTTATATCTTCCCATTTTCTTAGAACTAGTTTAACTGTAAAATATGAGATAAAACCTATACTAAGTCCAACGGTTATAGAGTAGGTAAGAGGCATTAAAATAACAGTTAGAAACGTTGATACGCATATAGCCGGATCATTATAATTCACTTTTCCTAGTTCACTAAACATAAGAACTCCAACCATAACAAGTATCGGATAAATAGCGTTTGATGGTATAGAACCAAATAAAGGTAACAAAAATAGAGTTAATACAAATAGCATTCCAGTAAAAACTGCACTAAGCCCTGTTCTTCCGCCGGCTTCTACGCCGCTAGCACTTTCTGCAAAAGCAGTTATCGTACTAGTTCCTACTATGGAGCCAACTACGCTAGATATCGCGTCGCTTTCTAAATTTTTAGCAAGTTTTTTAGTTCCTTCCTCATCGTGGTCGTTAAATAAATTTGCTCTATTGCAAACTCCTGTTAAAGTTCCTATCGAATCAAAAAGGTGAGTGATAAAAAATGTAATGATAGCAGGAAGTAAAGAGAGTTTAAGAGCGCTTAATATATCAAGTTCGCCAAATATAGGAGATAAAGAAGCCGGAGCTGAAAATATCTCATTTGGAGCTTGATAAACTCCAAATATCCATGCTATCATCGATGTGGCAACAACGGCTAGTATAAATCCGGCTTTTAGTTTTAAAGCCCAAAAAGCAACTATCAAAACAAGACCTAATATACCTATAAAAACTTTTGGATCAGATACGTTTCCTATTGCGACTAAAGTAGCAGGACTAGCTACTATAATACCCATCTGTTTAAGTCCGACGAAGCAGATGAAAGCACCTATTCCGGCACTTATGGCTCGTCTTAAATCTATAGGAATATTTTTTATAATCCAAATTCGAAAATTAGTAAAGCTCAAAATGACAAATATAATCGCACTTATACACACAACGCCAAGCGCGGTTTGCCAAGGTATTTTCATACCTATAACAAGCCCGTAAGTAAAATATGCGTTTAATCCCATTCCTACGCTTAGCGCAACTGGAGTATTTGCCCAAAATCCATTAAATATAGAAGATATTATCGTTATAACCGCAGTAGCCGTAAGAAGCGCTTCTTTTGGCATACCGGCGTCGCTCATAATTAGCATATTTACCGGCACTATATACATCATTGCTAAAAATGTTGTAAGTCCGGCGTTAAATTCCTGTTTTACTGAAGTGTTACTCTCTTTAAGCTTGAAATAATCCACTTCGCCTCCTTAGTTGTAAATTTGTAATTCGTTGTATAAACTATCTCTTTGTACAGGGATAAATCCGCTTGTTTGCACAAGCTCTATAAATTCATTTTTACTTTTTCCGTGTTTGCTTTTTGCTCCGGCGCTACTTTGGATACTCTCATTTTCTATAGTTCCATCTAGATCATCTGCGCCAAACTCTTGAGCTACCATTGCTAAATTTAAAGTAGAAGTTGCCCAATAGGCTTTGATATGTTTAATGTTATCAAGAAGTATTCTGCTTATAGCTATAGTTTTTAAAATTTCAGCCGAACCTAAAAATTCATCTACTTTTAAGTAGTTATTATTTCTTTGATAAACAAGCGGGATAAAAGCGTTAAATCCGCCCGAATTAGCGTTTTTGATGGCTTTATCTTGCAGATCCCGTATTCGTAATATATGATCAATTCTATGAGCGCGGCTTTCTATATGACCAAATAACATTGTAGCATTGCTTTGACGACCTTTTTTGTGCCATAAAGAGTGGATTAAAAGCCAGTTTTTACTGCTTACTTTGCCTTTGCATATTTGTTCTCTGATATCTTCATCAAATATCTCTGCTCCGCCTCCTGGCATAGAATCTACTCCGTATTCTATCATTTTGTCTATAGTCTCTTCATAACTAAGACCATGTTTTCGTTTTAGATAGTCTATCTCAGCTGCGGTCATAGCTTTGATATGCAAAAACGGATATTTCTGTTTTATCATTTTAAATATTTCTAGATACCACTGCGGCGTTACAAAAGGATTGTGAGA from Campylobacter fetus subsp. fetus includes the following:
- the secA gene encoding preprotein translocase subunit SecA: MITAIAKKIFGTRNDKEIKKYFKRVALINALEGKYSNLSDDELKSEFSKLKVDLLSKKVTKDDILNDVFAIVREVSKRTLNMRHFDVQLIGGMVLNDGRIAEMKTGEGKTLVATLPVVLNAMDEKGVHVVTVNDYLAKRDATQMSEIYNFLGLSVGVILSGEYDDEKRKIAYNSDITYGTNNEFGFDYLRDNMKFEVGQKVQREHNFVIVDEVDSILIDEARTPLIISGPTNRTLDGYIQADVVAKQLVRGEAADPRVPNSKATGDFVVDEKNRTIMITEAGIAKAEKLFGVDNLYNLENAILSHHLDQALKAHNLFEKDVHYVVRDSQVIIVDEFTGRLSEGRRFSEGLHQALEAKEGVKIQEESQTLADITFQNYFRMYSRLSGMTGTAQTEATEFSQIYKLEVISIPTNVPIKRVDRDDLIYKTENEKFKAVIEEIKRSNIKGQPVLVGTASIEKSEIFHKMLVKEKIAHSVLNAKNHEKEAEIIAQAGAKGAVTIATNMAGRGVDIRIDDEVRELGGLYIIGTERHESRRIDNQLRGRAGRQGDPGLSRFYLSLEDSLLRIFGSDKIKAIMDRLGIEEGESIESRLVTRAVENAQKKVESLHFESRKHILEYDDVANEQRKTVYKYRDELLNPDYDLKDKIISNRQDFVKTLLDEVNIFDGGLGDEFDISRLCEVVYGESGTKIDEDEIKGLDYHSLADKVIDKLAKDYDEKMSVIDDEQRKNIEKVLYLQVLDGAWREHLYQMDILKTGIGLRGYNQKDPLTEYKKESYNLFMELVNRLKNESIKTLQIVRFKTEDDENTDRALEKMQDEANLQNKFEKKPARNEPCPCGSGKKYKDCCGKSGPKKGVFA
- a CDS encoding ABC transporter permease produces the protein MVKYLLLKYLRFDKTQPFITLSAILAFLGVSIGLMVLIVAMAIMNGFDKEFERKLFTMNYPITILSHLKGSISNLDVDELRQKFPNLKLSPYISTQTILKNGSQLEGGLVFGVDFNDEKEINSVIKDAIKDSIPTGFEIVIGKGIKNEFMLGENEKITLIFMQNSPTGLAIVPTMKRFNAVADFSSGLIAYDKAYSYTDVNALRKVLGYDDDKFDGIHIYSQNPKQDIIKLNDILPPGQKAVGWWEQNGNFFSALALEKRALFIVLMLIILVASLNIISSLLMTVMNRRQEIALLLALGASKNEIKKSFFTQGLCIGGSGILFGLALGLFGVWLLGSFDIINLPADVYGSSKLPMELSLSDLSMIIIGAIFIVAFSSYYPAKKASNVDILTTLRNE
- a CDS encoding prepilin-type N-terminal cleavage/methylation domain-containing protein, whose amino-acid sequence is MKKAFTLIEIIIVLVIVGIMASFTIPKLNRNDLRLAADQIVSHIRYTQHLAIIDDKFDTKDTNWYKGRWQIFFTKTIETKNKQTYNIFNDIIGDSAGFPNKTELAKNPLNPSKYMSSGYSGAIDSNSPEASKELNLEDTYNIINVKLQDGCSKQGSPTRITFDELGRPYKGNVTSNTRHSQDLITKICTIKLTHTNNDCIFIKVTPITGFAYVEQPAKKADCK
- a CDS encoding ArnT family glycosyltransferase, whose amino-acid sequence is MKSISIFKNELFLLFSAIIFNILLLIYSVSNLSISYNEAIIYFQKTNFLTIVTNASTMLFGRNDYALRLPFLILHFLNIFLIYKVSKPILKRKSDRLISAILYMFLPGVLASAILINEAGFVIFITLLIIYFEQNKMFKSFIFTLLVSLIISEPFISLYIAIIFFGIFKRDKKLAIFGLIFCLAWFWLNGIDAYGKPKGYFIDTIGVFAAVFSPLIFIYFIYTVYRIAIKEEKTFLWFVAITAFGICSIISIRQRPSLEMFLPFCVIFMPVMVRTFFSSYRARLPKFRIKYKFITIIVLTTLFLNSSATIFHNFLYVFLKDPKDHFAYKYDVAKELAQKLNELGISYVKTDQNLAVRLKFYGVLKGKEYILTRSKNDNCDQTVIKIKKLGKQIDKFYLCKII
- a CDS encoding MFS transporter, producing the protein MNKVELLIMYFCTGLTLCVLYATQPIGPVFEKELSITRTQATLFTTSMMAPLAFASIFYGYLLEKIEIKKLLVVAFLLLGGSEITFSFTSSYFWLLNIRGFQGLIVPVVLTGIMSYISQISTKENVTSAIGAYVGVTIIGGFLGRFLSGLFTDIFGWRIFFLLVGILLLMAAFLVFKFSSNISASLIKPKLKDIAHILKIKHNLYIYLMIFGIFFSFQAILNFIPFELANLGNEYSGSKTGMMYFGYIIGVLVAFNSKKIIAILKTPLNAMIIGIIIFLAALQIFRFESFLVMFCAMLVFCLGNFIIHSIASGFINKLADSHKGISNGLYVSFYYAGGALGSFMPSFLYIAYGWGAFLSLISVISAVSLMFVFALRHEKY
- a CDS encoding phosphoribosyltransferase, yielding MIFYDYESFAKDIKIMAKNIKNEFDPDAILGIARGGLTLAHSLSVALNNRNCFSLNSVHYEDTKKLDTINIFNIPDLSKFKKILIADDIIDSGESMIAIKKELLKKYPNLEIKVATIYYKTKALLLPEYSVKEAHDWVEFFWDIKLD
- a CDS encoding NCS2 family permease → MDYFKLKESNTSVKQEFNAGLTTFLAMMYIVPVNMLIMSDAGMPKEALLTATAVITIISSIFNGFWANTPVALSVGMGLNAYFTYGLVIGMKIPWQTALGVVCISAIIFVILSFTNFRIWIIKNIPIDLRRAISAGIGAFICFVGLKQMGIIVASPATLVAIGNVSDPKVFIGILGLVLIVAFWALKLKAGFILAVVATSMIAWIFGVYQAPNEIFSAPASLSPIFGELDILSALKLSLLPAIITFFITHLFDSIGTLTGVCNRANLFNDHDEEGTKKLAKNLESDAISSVVGSIVGTSTITAFAESASGVEAGGRTGLSAVFTGMLFVLTLFLLPLFGSIPSNAIYPILVMVGVLMFSELGKVNYNDPAICVSTFLTVILMPLTYSITVGLSIGFISYFTVKLVLRKWEDINLGIITLTLISFLAFLVTSAPSFFGELIGIN
- the mqnE gene encoding aminofutalosine synthase MqnE, with amino-acid sequence MNLLDKLQNKKRLGFDEGLMLYDLDLFTLGKYANQIRRKLNSNKVYFNINRHINPTNLCADTCKFCAFSAHRKNDNAYTMTHEEIMKAVDESVKNGVKEIHIVSSHNPFVTPQWYLEIFKMIKQKYPFLHIKAMTAAEIDYLKRKHGLSYEETIDKMIEYGVDSMPGGGAEIFDEDIREQICKGKVSSKNWLLIHSLWHKKGRQSNATMLFGHIESRAHRIDHILRIRDLQDKAIKNANSGGFNAFIPLVYQRNNNYLKVDEFLGSAEILKTIAISRILLDNIKHIKAYWATSTLNLAMVAQEFGADDLDGTIENESIQSSAGAKSKHGKSKNEFIELVQTSGFIPVQRDSLYNELQIYN